The following proteins come from a genomic window of Nocardiopsis sp. YSL2:
- a CDS encoding GNAT family N-acetyltransferase: MTDTQTRPMMPSVILETERLRLRAFVEADIDDVFRTYSDPAVQRWVPLPAPGVPYTREIAEHWCREAAPALRTSGDGQQWAAVERESGRLVGAFGLLRTQWPAMITEIGYAVSPWARGRGYATEAAVAVSRWAVDQGFQRVELKAAVGNTASRRVAVRAGFSPEGVERNAMPLHEGRTHLAVYSLLPADLL; the protein is encoded by the coding sequence GTGACCGACACCCAGACCAGACCGATGATGCCGTCCGTGATCCTGGAGACGGAACGGCTGCGGCTGCGCGCGTTCGTCGAAGCCGACATCGACGACGTGTTCCGCACCTACTCCGACCCGGCCGTGCAGCGGTGGGTCCCCCTCCCCGCACCGGGTGTCCCCTACACCCGCGAGATCGCCGAGCACTGGTGCCGTGAGGCCGCGCCCGCGCTGCGGACGAGCGGCGACGGGCAGCAGTGGGCGGCCGTGGAGCGCGAGTCCGGCCGCCTGGTGGGCGCCTTCGGCCTGCTGCGCACGCAGTGGCCCGCGATGATCACCGAGATCGGCTACGCCGTCTCGCCCTGGGCACGGGGCCGGGGATACGCGACCGAGGCGGCCGTGGCCGTCTCCCGCTGGGCCGTCGACCAGGGCTTCCAGCGCGTGGAGTTGAAGGCCGCCGTCGGCAACACGGCCTCGCGCCGCGTGGCCGTCAGGGCCGGCTTCTCCCCCGAGGGCGTCGAACGCAACGCGATGCCGCTGCACGAGGGCCGCACCCACCTGGCCGTGTACAGCCTGCTGCCCGCCGACCTGCTCTGA
- a CDS encoding DUF6504 family protein has protein sequence MFERYGELPHEQCPGGVRRVRESVGVEGKRGSVVGRYYGASVSVVEDQGRPLRFTWNGRVYGVRRIIDHWVTLRMDWTPTVEPQVPERRHWRVEAGALEAQGVYELLHDTVSDQWLLSRVWD, from the coding sequence ATGTTCGAACGCTACGGCGAACTTCCCCACGAGCAGTGTCCCGGCGGTGTGCGCCGGGTGCGGGAGTCGGTCGGTGTCGAGGGGAAGCGGGGAAGCGTCGTGGGACGGTACTACGGGGCGTCGGTCTCGGTCGTGGAGGACCAGGGGCGCCCGCTGCGCTTCACGTGGAACGGCAGGGTCTACGGCGTGCGCCGGATCATCGACCACTGGGTCACACTGCGGATGGACTGGACACCGACGGTCGAGCCCCAGGTGCCCGAGCGCCGGCACTGGCGGGTGGAGGCGGGCGCTCTGGAGGCACAGGGCGTGTACGAACTGCTGCACGACACCGTGTCCGACCAGTGGCTGCTCTCCCGTGTGTGGGACTGA
- a CDS encoding serine/threonine-protein kinase: MTSNGHQSGKPLRAGDPRELDGYRIVSRLGRGGMGTVYLARDSAERTVAVKLIHPDLADDEAFCRRFAREVESARRVARFSTAGVIDARLDGDPLYIVSEYVPGPNLDEAVRADGVMAGGTLESLALGVAAALTAIHGSGVIHRDLKPANVLLSPVGPKVIDFGIARALDGTGGAVTRSSQLMGTPSYTAPELIMGRQPTPAADIFAWGCLIVFAGTGAAPFDAATVPAVLHNISSAPPRLDGLDPSLYDLVSSALDKEPGNRPSSQQILDRLVGQQDPAEAEVRRTITTSWAPPSSAPVPGTPPETAARDREPERSQPGASEADRSGAEPFPEPSAGRSGAPDGQAAGPTPPEAPTPASGQDTRARQPHERPTRIQPAQEQPGAAAPALAAVPHVQQPVQGRPPSGAQQPPGQGGHPPPGRGYPGPYGGPAHYGPSGGHPGGQVYGHQSPPHGQAGFAAYAGPGGPGGPGRPNGTGDGTPPGSGGARRRLTVIGGAVGAVVLVAGAGTVFWMNRDTPIPENTVSIYNTDFTTDPGWTNSAFEAGEQDGYWAEQSGVVMTLDPEDGESRGTIVPLERDDPLPDQVLVSTTAYAAEGPEQATLGVRCWDNDGEEYRSQYEALLRYDGERAEIHRMHEGEGDRTLSRTNEVPAYEAYPLFDASARSESGDGTSGGPYDFDVESVPTNTVTLSCALREEGEGDAVMELSMWVNGEHVLTTTDPEPLPEDAEDPEDRRRVGLVTRPGPGNDPLGVLYTAFSVHEIVVEE; this comes from the coding sequence GTGACGTCGAACGGCCACCAGAGCGGCAAGCCCCTGCGCGCGGGGGACCCGCGCGAACTCGACGGCTACCGCATCGTCAGCCGCCTCGGCCGGGGCGGCATGGGCACCGTCTACCTCGCCAGGGACTCCGCCGAGCGGACCGTGGCCGTCAAGCTCATCCACCCCGACCTGGCCGACGACGAGGCCTTCTGTCGACGCTTCGCCCGCGAGGTCGAGTCCGCACGCCGCGTGGCCCGCTTCTCCACCGCCGGCGTGATCGACGCGCGCCTGGACGGCGATCCCCTCTACATCGTCTCGGAGTACGTGCCCGGCCCCAATCTCGACGAGGCCGTCCGCGCGGACGGCGTCATGGCCGGAGGGACTCTGGAGAGCCTGGCGCTGGGCGTGGCCGCCGCCCTCACCGCCATCCACGGCTCGGGGGTGATCCACCGGGACCTCAAGCCCGCCAACGTCCTGCTCTCCCCGGTCGGCCCGAAGGTCATCGACTTCGGCATCGCCCGCGCCCTGGACGGCACCGGGGGCGCGGTCACCCGCTCCAGCCAGCTCATGGGCACCCCCTCCTACACGGCGCCCGAGCTCATCATGGGCCGACAGCCCACCCCCGCGGCCGACATCTTCGCCTGGGGCTGTCTGATCGTCTTCGCCGGGACCGGCGCCGCGCCCTTCGACGCCGCCACCGTGCCCGCCGTCCTGCACAACATCTCCTCGGCGCCGCCCCGGCTCGACGGTCTGGACCCGAGCCTGTACGACCTGGTCTCCTCCGCGTTGGACAAGGAGCCGGGGAACCGTCCGAGCTCCCAGCAGATCCTCGACCGGCTGGTCGGTCAGCAGGACCCGGCGGAGGCCGAGGTGCGCCGCACCATCACGACCTCGTGGGCACCGCCGTCCTCCGCTCCCGTGCCCGGCACTCCGCCCGAGACGGCGGCGCGGGACCGCGAACCGGAACGGTCCCAGCCCGGGGCGTCCGAGGCGGACCGGTCCGGGGCGGAACCGTTCCCGGAGCCGTCCGCGGGCCGGTCGGGCGCTCCCGACGGTCAGGCGGCAGGGCCGACACCGCCCGAAGCGCCCACGCCCGCCAGCGGTCAGGACACCCGGGCGCGGCAGCCGCACGAGCGGCCGACCCGGATCCAGCCCGCACAGGAGCAGCCCGGTGCCGCGGCCCCCGCGCTCGCCGCGGTTCCGCACGTCCAACAGCCCGTTCAGGGCCGGCCCCCGTCGGGGGCCCAACAGCCCCCGGGCCAGGGCGGCCATCCGCCCCCGGGGCGCGGATACCCCGGCCCCTACGGCGGACCGGCGCACTACGGCCCCTCGGGCGGCCACCCGGGCGGGCAGGTGTACGGACACCAGTCTCCTCCGCACGGGCAGGCCGGATTCGCCGCCTACGCGGGTCCGGGCGGACCCGGCGGCCCGGGACGGCCGAACGGCACCGGCGACGGGACACCGCCCGGGAGCGGCGGAGCACGCAGGAGACTCACGGTGATCGGCGGGGCCGTGGGCGCCGTCGTCCTGGTGGCGGGCGCGGGCACGGTGTTCTGGATGAACAGGGACACGCCGATACCGGAGAACACCGTCTCCATCTACAACACCGACTTCACCACCGATCCCGGCTGGACCAACAGCGCCTTCGAGGCCGGGGAGCAGGACGGCTACTGGGCCGAGCAGAGCGGCGTCGTGATGACGCTCGACCCCGAGGACGGCGAGAGCCGGGGGACGATCGTGCCCCTGGAGCGCGACGACCCCCTGCCCGACCAGGTGCTGGTGAGCACCACCGCGTACGCGGCCGAAGGACCCGAGCAGGCGACACTGGGCGTGCGCTGCTGGGACAACGACGGCGAGGAGTACCGCAGCCAGTACGAGGCGCTGCTGCGCTACGACGGCGAGCGCGCCGAGATCCACCGGATGCACGAGGGCGAGGGGGACCGCACCCTCTCCCGGACCAACGAGGTCCCCGCGTACGAGGCCTACCCCCTCTTCGACGCGTCGGCGCGCAGCGAGTCCGGCGACGGCACGAGCGGCGGCCCCTACGACTTCGACGTCGAGTCCGTCCCCACCAACACCGTCACCCTCTCGTGCGCGCTGCGGGAGGAAGGTGAGGGCGACGCGGTGATGGAGCTGTCCATGTGGGTCAACGGCGAGCACGTCCTGACGACCACGGACCCCGAGCCCCTGCCCGAAGACGCCGAGGACCCCGAGGACCGCCGCCGTGTCGGCCTGGTCACACGGCCGGGCCCGGGCAACGACCCCCTGGGAGTGCTCTACACGGCGTTCTCCGTCCACGAGATCGTGGTGGAGGAGTAG